The Toxorhynchites rutilus septentrionalis strain SRP chromosome 3, ASM2978413v1, whole genome shotgun sequence genome includes a region encoding these proteins:
- the LOC129773256 gene encoding uncharacterized protein LOC129773256, with protein MTTVTYGLEPSSFVATRTLHQLADDEGDSFPLAAAALKRDFYMDDFVRSEVDITTAIRMRKEMDELMNRGGFSLRKWCSNFPHVLEGVAPENLAHLPNEDREHGEIVKTLGISWKPTTDQFCFNFGPFSTDGKITKNRILSVIAQLYDPLGLIAPIVVRAKIFIQQLWLMSIDWNEEVPGEVRTTWKRFVEDLPSLVNFRVPRFAFDVGEVQLHCFSDASESAFGACIYARTAKANGQVKVILLAAKSRVAPLQKRTIPRLELCAAQLGARLSSRVITALNLEAVPIFYWTNSMVVVYWLRAPPQTWKTFVANRVADIQTRTNGAPWLHVPGMDNPADIVSRGLVVQQLLTCKIWINGPSWLGRGEENWPKLEIPRVTHADGDTERKTTTLLLQNPPPLNPLFTRSFSYNRLLRTTAYCLRFIRHIQKGSKQSTITLQPSELENARDCLVKIVQKECFKTELHLLQRGKLVPKNSTLKLLNPFVDSSGIIRVGGRLRLSEEAYNTKHQILLPGFHLFTRMLLLSYHCKLVHGGISLTLGVVRNDYWPTNGRRAVRSVIRSCYRSTRVNPRPLQQPIGQLPIVRIKPSRPFASTGIDYCGPVFVKSANRRTAPTKAYIALFVCFSTKAVHIELVGDLSTASVLSALQQFVARRGKPDNIFSDNATNFVGARNELHDLYQMFSNPKETNRIVNALANEGIRWNMIPPRAPNFGGLWEAAVKVAKKHLLRQLGSTSLLYEDLVTILSQVESAMNSRPLAPLSEDPNDFEAITPGHFLVGSQLQALPYPDMMDVPVNRLRNRYQIIQQKQQQFWYHWKTEYLKELQRQAAMHQRPVDLKVGQVMILQDNLLPPVRWPLVRILELHPGQDGVTRVVTVRTSTGSIFKRAVTKLCPLPMMNEEETSMQINATPNPDGIGNNKQKLL; from the coding sequence ATGACCACAGTGACATACGGATTGGAGCCATCGTCGTTCGTGGCGACACGCACACTTCATCAACTCGCCGATGATGAAGGTGATTCGTTTCCTCTCGCCGCAGCCGCATTAAAGCGAGATTTTTATATGGATGACTTTGTTCGAAGCGAAGTAGACATCACGACAGCAATACGAATGCGCAAAGAAATGGATGAATTAATGAACCGTGGAGGATTTTCCCTGAGGAAATGGTGTTCGAATTTCCCCCATGTATTGGAAGGAGTAGCACCAGAAAACTTAGCCCACCTCCCAAATGAAGACCGTGAACATGGAGAAATTGTGAAAACCTTGGGGATTTCTTGGAAGCCTACGACTGATCAGTTCTGTTTTAATTTCGGGCCATTTTCTACGGACGGAAAGATTACGAAAAACCGAATCTTGTCTGTCATTGCTCAATTATATGACCCATTGGGATTAATCGCTCCTATCGTTGTACGCGCGAAGATTTTCATCCAACAACTTTGGTTGATGTCTATCGATTGGAACGAAGAAGTGCCTGGAGAGGTGCGTACtacatggaaacgtttcgtggagGACCTGCCATCGCTAGTCAATTTTCGGGTTCCGCGGTTTGCCTTTGACGTGGGGGAGGTGCAGCTGCATTGCTTCTCGGACGCATCGGAATCAGCTTTTGGAGCCTGCATCTACGCACGGACGGCGAAGGCCAACGGTCAAGTGAAGGTGATATTATTGGCAGCGAAATCTAGAGTGGCACCCTTACAAAAACGTACCATCCCGAGACTGGAATTATGCGCAGCTCAACTCGGCGCTCGCTTGTCGTCGAGAGTTATCACTGCACTGAATCTGGAAGCCGTACCTATTTTCTATTGGACCAACTCGATGGTAGTAGTATATTGGCTTCGGGCACCACCACAAACCTGGAAAACCTTCGTGGCAAACCGGGTAGCAGACATTCAAACCCGAACAAACGGTGCTCCATGGCTGCATGTACCTGGAATGGATAACCCCGCCGATATTGTATCCAGAGGTTTGGTCGTACAACAATTGCTAACTTGTAAAATATGGATTAATGGACCCAGTTGGTTGGGAAGGGGAGAGGAAAATTGGCCGAAGCTGGAAATCCCGAGAGTAACACATGCAGATGGAGACACGGAACGTAAAACAACCACATTACTACTGCAAAATCCACCACCACTCAACCCTTTATTTACCCGATCATTTTCGTATAATCGTCTACTACGTACGACTGCTTACTGCTTGAGGTTCATTCGTCATATACAAAAGGGATCGAAGCAATCTACCATCACTCTCCAACCTAGTGAACTCGAAAATGCAAGGGATTGTCTTGTGAAGATCGTCCAAAAAGAATGCTTCAAAACGGAGCTACATCTGCTCCAAAGAGGAAAACTGGTACCGAAGAATTCCACACTCAAGCTTCTGAACCCTTTCGTGGATTCGTCGGGTATAATCCGAGTCGGTGGCCGGCTCAGATTGTCGGAAGAGGCTTACAATACCAAACATCAAATCCTACTCCCTGGTTTCCACCTATTTACTCGAATGCTTTTGTTATCATACCACTGCAAATTGGTTCATGGTGGGATATCGCTCACATTGGGAGTAGTTCGCAACGATTATTGGCCTACAAATGGAAGAAGGGCTGTACGTAGCGTGATACGCAGTTGCTATCGTTCTACTCGTGTTAACCCTCGTCCATTACAGCAACCAATCGGACAATTACCCATCGTCAGAATTAAACCCAGTCGCCCCTTCGCATCCACAGGAATCGATTACTGTGGACCTGTGTTTGTAAAGTCCGCAAACCGTAGGACTGCTCCTACCAAAGCCTATATTGCTCTGTTCGTCTGCTTCAGTACAAAAGCTGTACACATTGAGCTGGTGGGGGACTTATCCACAGCTTCCGTTCTATCCGCTCTCCAACAGTTCGTAGCTAGACGAGGCAAGCCCGATAATATTTTTTCGGACAACGCCACAAACTTTGTCGGTGCTCGAAATGAACTGCACGATCTTTATCAAATGTTCTCAAATCCTAAAGAAACCAATCGTATCGTTAACGCTCTCGCAAATGAAGGAATACGATGGAATATGATTCCCCCGCGCGCCCCCAACTTCGGCGGCTTATGGGAGGCCGCtgtgaaagtggcaaaaaaacatttgcttCGTCAGTTAGGCAGCACCTCACTACTGTACGAGGACTTGGTCACGATACTGTCGCAAGTAGAAAGTGCGATGAACTCTAGACCATTAGCACCTTTATCGGAGGATCCTAACGACTTCGAAGCCATCACGCCAGGCCATTTTTTGGTCGGCTCACAACTCCAAGCTCTACCTTACCCAGACATGATGGACGTTCCAGTGAACCGGTTGAGGAACAGATACCAGATTATCCAGCAGAAACAACAGCAGTTTTGGTACCACTGGAAGACTGAGTACCTTAAGGAGCTCCAACGACAGGCCGCCATGCATCAGCGTCCCGTTGATCTCAAAGTCGGCCAAGTGATGATACTGCAAGACAACCTTTTACCACCAGTGCGCTGGCCACTAGTTCGCATCTTGGAGCTGCATCCTGGGCAGGACGGAGTGACTCGTGTGGTTACCGTGCGTACCTCAACTGGTTCGATATTCAAGCGAGCTGTGACGAAACTTTGTCCATTGCCTATGATGAACGAAGAAGAGACGAGTATGCAGATTAATGCAACACCCAACCCGGATGGCATCGGAAATAACAAACAGAAGCTATTGTGA